One genomic window of Eptesicus fuscus isolate TK198812 chromosome 6, DD_ASM_mEF_20220401, whole genome shotgun sequence includes the following:
- the LOC103301032 gene encoding olfactory receptor 7A10-like, translating to MYLITVLGNLLIILAVSSDSHLHTPMYFFLSNLSLVDICFTSTTIPKMLVNIQTQSKVITYEGCITQMYFFILFAGLDNFILTVMAYDRFVAICHPLHYMVIMNPQLCGLLVLVSWIMSVLNSLLESLMVLRLSFCSEFEVPHFFCEFNQVLQLACSDTFLNNMIMYFTAALLGGGSLAGILYSYSKILSSICGIPLAKGKYKAFSTCASHLSVVSLFYGTLLGVYFSSAASQSSHSSATASVMYTVVTPMLNPFIYSLRNKDIKRALERFLGR from the coding sequence ATGTACCTGATCACTGTGTTgggaaacctgctcatcatcctggctgtcagctcagactcccacctccacacacccatgtacttcttcctctccaacctgtccttggtagacatctgtttcacctccaccaccatcccaaagatgctggtgaacatccagacacagagcaaagtCATCACCTATGAAGGCTGCATCACACAGAtgtattttttcatactttttgcTGGCTTAGACAACTTTATCCTGActgtgatggcctatgaccgcttTGTGGCCATCTGTCACCCCCTGCACTACATGGTCATCATGAACCCCCAGCTCTGTGGACTGCTGGTTCTGGTGTCCTGGATCATGAGTGTCCTGAATTCCTTGCTAGAAAGCTTAATGGTGTTGAGGCTGTCCTTCTGCTCAGAGTTTGAAGTTCCACACTTTTTCTGTGAATTCAATCAGGTGCTCCAACTTGCCTGTTCTGACACCTTTCTTAACAACATGATAATGTATTTTACAGCTGCACTGCTAGGTGGTGGTTCCCTTGCTGGGATCCTTTACTCTTACTCTAAGATACTTTCCTCCATATGTGGAATCCCATTAGCTAAGGGGAAGTACAAAGCATTTTCTACCTGTGCATCTCACCTCTCAGTTGTCTCCTTGTTTTATGGTACACTCCTAGGAGTATACTTCAGCTCAGCTGCTTCCCAGAGCTCACACTCAAGTGCAACAGCCTCGGTGATGTACACCGTGGTCACACCCATGCTaaaccccttcatctacagtctGAGGAACAAGGACATAAAGAGGGCCCTGGAAAGATTCCTTGGCAGGTAA